In Thermococcus sp. M39, the following are encoded in one genomic region:
- the cyaB gene encoding class IV adenylate cyclase: MEIEIKFRVNLDEIKKKIEALGAEFVGEEIQEDLYFSLSPKRLLRIRRIVNLNEVILGYKDIKDEKNEEFDEIEVKVEDFEKMKIILKRLGFKEDVWVKKHRYVYKLGDVTFELNHVEGLGDFLDIEVMSDDIEKAKKRIWEVAKLLGLSKEDVEPRLYQEMLKELPKYVQKE, encoded by the coding sequence ATGGAGATCGAGATAAAATTTAGGGTTAATCTAGATGAAATTAAAAAGAAAATTGAAGCTCTTGGAGCTGAATTTGTAGGAGAAGAGATTCAAGAAGATTTGTATTTCTCCCTCTCTCCAAAACGACTTTTAAGAATCAGACGGATTGTTAATCTAAATGAAGTCATTCTCGGATACAAAGATATTAAGGATGAGAAAAATGAGGAGTTCGATGAAATTGAAGTGAAAGTCGAAGATTTTGAAAAGATGAAGATCATTCTAAAGCGCTTAGGATTTAAGGAAGATGTGTGGGTTAAGAAACATCGGTATGTTTACAAACTCGGTGATGTGACTTTTGAGCTCAATCACGTTGAAGGACTTGGGGATTTTCTTGACATAGAGGTTATGAGCGATGATATTGAAAAAGCCAAGAAAAGGATTTGGGAAGTTGCAAAGCTGTTAGGATTAAGCAAAGAAGATGTAGAGCCAAGACTATATCAAGAGATGCTTAAAGAATTACCCAAATATGTACAGAAAGAGTAA